AAAAAGCGGCAAACCATTGACCGGCATTGATTGCGTCTTGTTTGATATTTACGGAACCTTGCTCATCAGCGCTTCGGGAGACATCAGCCTTTCCCAAAACAAAGAGCAACCGACAGGCAAAATAGAAGATCTCATTCAAAAGTATCGGGTTGAATCAGATCCCCAAACCCTGATGAACGCTTTAGACCAAGCCATCGCAGCAACCCATCGGTTTAAAAAAGAACAAGGGATCTTGTTCCCCGAAGTTGAAATCGACCGCATCTGGATGCAGGTCCTCAACAACCCCGGGAGAGAATTTGCGCGAAAATTTGCCGTGGAATATGAATTAACCGTCAACCCCGTTTATCCCATGCCCCATTTGGAAGAATTGCTCCAAACCTGTCGATCGAAAAAAATCCGGATGGGATTGATTTCCAACGCGCAGTTCTATACACCTTACCTGTTTAAATGGCTATTGGACGCTGCGCCGGAAGATCTGGGTTTCCATCCCCATCTGATATTCTTGTCGTATCAGATGGGGGTTGCCAAACCATCTCCGGAGCTGTTCCAAAAAGCTGCCGACGCCCTTAACAAAATGAATATTCAAACCCGGGCGGTGCTGTTCATGGGAAATGATATGCTGAATGATATTTTACCGGCCAAACGCGCGGGATTTAAAACAGCCCTTTTTGCCGGCGATATACGCTCGCTGCGACTCCGAAAGGACGATCCCCGCTGCCAAAACCTATCGCCGGACATTGTGCTGACAGATCTAAATCAACTATTTGAATATATATGATTATTATAACAAACCGGGCGGTGCCGGAAAACGGTTCGGTCTCCAAAAAATATCTCATTGCCTAAAAGAGTGTTTCCGCTTTTAGCGATTATCTGATAAGGCAGATGGACATGACGCGTATAATAACCCGGCTGTATAATTCATTTTGAAAATCACGAAGGAGCGCATCTATGGGTGGTTTGTTTGGTACAATTTCTAAATCCGACTGTGTGCAGGACCTGTTTTATGGAACCGATTACCATTCTCATATAGGCACCAAACGGGGTGGCATGGCCGTCAAAAACGACCGAGGTTACGAACGCTCCATACACAATATCGAAAATGATTATTTTCGCTCCAAGTTTGAAGCGGATCTTCCGAAACTCCATGGCAACAAAGGCATCGGCGTCATCAGCGATTACGATTCCCAGCCGTTGATCATCGGCTCTCAGCTGGGCACCTTTGCCATTGTAACCGTCGGCAAAATCAACAATATCATGGAGCTTGCCCAAAAAGCCTTTAAGGCCAACATGCATTTTTCTGAAATGAGCGGCGGCGAAACCAACCCCAGCGAGCTGGTGGCCATGCTGATCAGCGAGCAGGATTCCTTCGAAGCCGGTATCCGCTACGCCCAGGAATCCATTAAAGGATCGTGCTCGATGCTCCTGCTGACGGAAAAAGGGATTTATGCCGCCAGGGACAAACTTGGCCGGACGCCGATCATCCTCGGAAAAAAAGACGGCGCCTACGCAGCCAGTTCGGAAACCTGTGCCTTCCCCAATCTGGGTTATGAAACCGAATATTTTCTGGGTCCCGGTGAAATCATCTTGATGACCCAGGATGGATATGAACAGCGGCAAAAACCCGGCGACAAAATGCAGATCTGCGCTTTTCTATGGGTTTATTACGGCTACCCGGCCTCAAGCTATGAGGGTATCAATGTCGAATCCGTCCGATACCGTTGCGGTCGCTCCCTTGCCAAACATGATAAAACCGGCATTGATTTCGTAGCCGGCATTCCGGATTCGGGAATCGGTCACGCCCTGGGATATGCCATGGAAAAACAAATTCCCTACATGCGACCGTTTGTTAAATATACACCCACCTGGCCGCGCAGCTTTATGCCCCAGAATCAACAGATTCGAAATCTTGTCGCCAAAATGAAGCTGATACCGATTCGAGCGCTGATCGAAGGTAAAAAGATTCTCTTTTGTGAAGATTCCATTGTCCGGGGGACCCAGTTGCAGGATACCGTCCAGATATTATACGACTACGGGGCTGTGGAAGTTCATATGCGGCCGGCCTGCCCTACTTTGATCTATCCTTGTGAGTTTCTCAATTTTTCCACGTCCCGATCCACATCGGATTTGGCCGGGCGCAAGGCGATTGATGAAATTGAAGACAACGGCGAACAGTATCTGGCGGAATATGCCACGGCCGGCACAAAAAGGAATCGGGACATGGTGGGGTGCATACGGGAACGGTTAAAGCTCTCTTCTCTGGAATTTCAAAAGTTGGAAGATTTGGTCACCGCCATCGGGCTGCCCAAAGAAAAAATATGTCTGCACTGCTGGAACGGATCCAGTCATTTTTGAAAAAGAACGTTATTCCTGCAACAGGGGTATTTTAACAATAATTCAGTATTTTAGCATTTTTCCGTTTAGGCCCAAACAGGTCGGCGGGAGAGAGAACACACATCATGAAATCATTCAGCAAAAATTTTCTGACCGGTCTGGCAGCCATTCTACCCATAACCCTGACACTTTATCTGCTATACTGGTTTGTCTATTCGGCCGAATCCTTTTTGGGGAGAATATTCCGCTGGTTCCTGCCGGCACACTGGTATCTGCCCGGTCTGGGCATGCTTGCCGGTATTCTTCTGATTTTTGTGATGGGCACGCTGATGCAAGCCCTGTTGATTCAAAAGTTATTTTCTTGGGCGGAAAAACTCTTTATCCGGGTGCCGCTTTTCAAAACCATTTACAGTTCAATTCGCGACCTCATCGGTTATATTGCCCGGGATCAGAATGCCGCCCAGCAGCAAGTGGTCATGATCACCCTTGGGGATACCGATATGAAATTAATCGGTTTTACCACCCGGAGTGAATTGCCGCCCTTTTCCGAAACGGCCGGTATAGCGGAACGGATCGCGGTTTACCTGCCCATGAGTTATCAGATCGGCGGATATACCGTCCTGGTGCCCAAATCCGCAGTGGAACCCCTTGATATGTCCCTTGATGAGGCCATGCGATTTGTCTTGACCGCCGGCATCGTCGATAGCCGCGCTGAAAATGGAAAACACTTTAATACAACCAAAAAAAGCTGATGGGTTCCTATATTGCAATGCTGCCCCAATTAGTCCTTGAAGGTTTTTTCAATTCATGAAAAAGTATCGGCTTGTTTCATCACCGACGGTTGTCGCCGTATCCACAAACGAATAAGAGGGGTTCATTATGAAAAAAGTTGCCGTTTTACCCGGTGACGGAATTGGCCCGGAAGTCATGCAGGAAGCACTGAAAGTCCTTGAAGCCGTCAACCGGAAATTTTCCCATGAAATGGAATTTAAATTTGCCGATGTCGGCGGCTGCGCCATCGACAATCACGGTACGGCCTTGCCCGCACAAACCTTAAATCTGTGCGAAGCCAGCGATGCCATTTTATTCGGCTCTGTGGGAGGACCCAAATGGGAGAACCTTGCCCCCGAACATCAGCCGGAGCGTGCGGCCCTGCTGCCGCTGCGAAAGCACTTTGAACTGTTTTGCAATCTCAGACCGGCCAGAATTTTTCCATCCCTGAAAGCCTCCAGCCCCCTGCGGGCCGATATTGTCGGCGACGGATTCGACATTCTGTGCGTCCGGGAGCTCACGGGGGATATTTATTTCGGCCAGCCCAAAGGCAGAGAAGGCTCCGGTCCTTCTGAAAAGGCCTTTGACACCATGGTGTACACCCGTGCGGAGATTGAAAGAATCGCACGGATGGCTTTTGCCGCCGCCCGCAAGCGCAGGAAAAAAGTCACCTCGGTGGATAAAGCCAACGTCCTGACGACCATGGTCTTTTGGCGGGAAGTGGTCCGCGGAATTTCAAAAGAATTTACGGATGTAGCGCTAGATCATATTTATGTCGACAACGCCACCATGCAGCTGATGCGAAATCCCCATCGCTTCGATGTCCTGTTATGCGGCAACATGTTCGGCGACATAATCTCCGATCAGTGCGCCATGCTCACCGGCTCCATGGGGCTGCTGGCGTCGGCAAGTTTGAATGAAAAGAAATTCGGCCTATACGAACCGGCCGGCGGCTCGGCACCGGACATCGCCGGAAAGGGAATTGCCAATCCCCTCGCCCAGATTCTATCCGCCGCCATGATGCTGCGGCACAGCTTTGATTATACCGATGCCGCCGACAGCATTGAAACGGCGGTGAACGCCGTTCTGGCGGACGGCATCTACACCCCTGACATTGCAATCGAGAAAGATAAAGCGGTTGACACGAAAACCATGGGGGATGCGATTGTTTCCCGAATTTT
The window above is part of the Desulfobacterales bacterium genome. Proteins encoded here:
- a CDS encoding HAD family hydrolase, producing the protein MLNKRTASRYLKPLKPIPTSLRKSGKPLTGIDCVLFDIYGTLLISASGDISLSQNKEQPTGKIEDLIQKYRVESDPQTLMNALDQAIAATHRFKKEQGILFPEVEIDRIWMQVLNNPGREFARKFAVEYELTVNPVYPMPHLEELLQTCRSKKIRMGLISNAQFYTPYLFKWLLDAAPEDLGFHPHLIFLSYQMGVAKPSPELFQKAADALNKMNIQTRAVLFMGNDMLNDILPAKRAGFKTALFAGDIRSLRLRKDDPRCQNLSPDIVLTDLNQLFEYI
- a CDS encoding DUF502 domain-containing protein — encoded protein: MKSFSKNFLTGLAAILPITLTLYLLYWFVYSAESFLGRIFRWFLPAHWYLPGLGMLAGILLIFVMGTLMQALLIQKLFSWAEKLFIRVPLFKTIYSSIRDLIGYIARDQNAAQQQVVMITLGDTDMKLIGFTTRSELPPFSETAGIAERIAVYLPMSYQIGGYTVLVPKSAVEPLDMSLDEAMRFVLTAGIVDSRAENGKHFNTTKKS
- a CDS encoding amidophosphoribosyltransferase gives rise to the protein MGGLFGTISKSDCVQDLFYGTDYHSHIGTKRGGMAVKNDRGYERSIHNIENDYFRSKFEADLPKLHGNKGIGVISDYDSQPLIIGSQLGTFAIVTVGKINNIMELAQKAFKANMHFSEMSGGETNPSELVAMLISEQDSFEAGIRYAQESIKGSCSMLLLTEKGIYAARDKLGRTPIILGKKDGAYAASSETCAFPNLGYETEYFLGPGEIILMTQDGYEQRQKPGDKMQICAFLWVYYGYPASSYEGINVESVRYRCGRSLAKHDKTGIDFVAGIPDSGIGHALGYAMEKQIPYMRPFVKYTPTWPRSFMPQNQQIRNLVAKMKLIPIRALIEGKKILFCEDSIVRGTQLQDTVQILYDYGAVEVHMRPACPTLIYPCEFLNFSTSRSTSDLAGRKAIDEIEDNGEQYLAEYATAGTKRNRDMVGCIRERLKLSSLEFQKLEDLVTAIGLPKEKICLHCWNGSSHF
- the leuB gene encoding 3-isopropylmalate dehydrogenase; amino-acid sequence: MKKVAVLPGDGIGPEVMQEALKVLEAVNRKFSHEMEFKFADVGGCAIDNHGTALPAQTLNLCEASDAILFGSVGGPKWENLAPEHQPERAALLPLRKHFELFCNLRPARIFPSLKASSPLRADIVGDGFDILCVRELTGDIYFGQPKGREGSGPSEKAFDTMVYTRAEIERIARMAFAAARKRRKKVTSVDKANVLTTMVFWREVVRGISKEFTDVALDHIYVDNATMQLMRNPHRFDVLLCGNMFGDIISDQCAMLTGSMGLLASASLNEKKFGLYEPAGGSAPDIAGKGIANPLAQILSAAMMLRHSFDYTDAADSIETAVNAVLADGIYTPDIAIEKDKAVDTKTMGDAIVSRILK